The proteins below come from a single Mesobacillus jeotgali genomic window:
- a CDS encoding bifunctional GNAT family N-acetyltransferase/carbon-nitrogen hydrolase family protein translates to MSELDLSKFEKRMIIRNTKQEDIDEIIKMQNSCFPGMDPWKRDQLESHLEIFPEGQFVAEYDGKVVGSCSSLIINFDEYDDRHSWDDVTDEGYITNHNPDGYNLYGIEVMTHPEFRRMKVGYRLYEARKDLARQMNLKSIIIGGRIPNYHLHAEEMSPREYVRQVASHKIYDPVLSFQLRNDFTLMRINPNYLPDDLQSNKYATLMEWNNVDYQPKSKRFYKTSNPVRICVVQYMMRQIKSFEDLAHQVEYFTDVASDAGSDFAVFPEIFTTQLMSFMDEKSPSLAVRRVTEYTEQYIELFTDLAVRYNVNIIGGSHLVKEEDDEIYNISYLFRRDGTIDKQYKLHITPNERRWWGISRGDELKVFDTDCGKIAIQICYDIEFPELARIATDMGAKIIFTPFCTEDRQGYLRVRYCAQARAVENQVYTVISGTVGNLPQTENMDIQYAQSGIFAPSDFEFARDGIVGETNPNIEMVMIGDVDLEILRRQRQDGTVRQLKDRRHDIYRIQYKK, encoded by the coding sequence GACCCGTGGAAGCGGGACCAGCTTGAGAGCCATCTTGAAATTTTTCCTGAAGGCCAATTTGTCGCTGAATATGATGGGAAAGTAGTTGGCTCCTGTTCGAGCCTAATCATAAATTTTGATGAATACGATGATCGCCATAGCTGGGATGATGTCACAGATGAAGGCTATATTACGAACCATAACCCGGATGGATATAACCTATATGGAATAGAAGTCATGACCCATCCTGAATTCAGGAGGATGAAAGTTGGCTACCGTTTGTATGAGGCAAGGAAAGATCTCGCAAGGCAGATGAACTTGAAAAGTATCATTATTGGCGGTAGAATCCCAAATTACCACCTGCACGCGGAAGAAATGTCACCAAGAGAATATGTCCGGCAGGTTGCTTCACATAAAATCTATGATCCGGTTCTCTCATTCCAGCTGCGGAACGACTTCACTCTGATGAGGATCAATCCGAACTATTTGCCGGATGATCTCCAGTCGAATAAATACGCGACATTGATGGAGTGGAATAATGTCGACTATCAGCCAAAATCGAAAAGATTCTATAAGACCAGCAATCCTGTGCGGATATGCGTTGTCCAGTATATGATGAGACAAATCAAGTCATTTGAAGATTTGGCTCACCAGGTTGAATACTTTACGGATGTTGCATCAGATGCCGGTTCGGATTTTGCCGTGTTCCCGGAAATTTTCACGACACAGCTTATGTCATTCATGGATGAAAAATCACCCTCGCTCGCGGTGCGCAGGGTGACGGAATATACAGAACAGTACATCGAGCTGTTCACCGACCTGGCTGTCCGCTACAATGTCAACATCATCGGCGGCTCGCATTTGGTAAAAGAAGAAGATGATGAGATCTATAATATTTCTTATCTGTTCCGTCGCGATGGAACAATTGATAAGCAATACAAGCTGCATATCACGCCAAATGAGCGCAGATGGTGGGGCATCAGCCGGGGCGATGAATTGAAGGTGTTCGATACAGACTGCGGAAAAATCGCAATTCAAATTTGTTATGATATCGAATTTCCTGAACTTGCGAGGATCGCCACTGATATGGGAGCCAAAATCATTTTCACACCGTTTTGTACCGAAGATCGCCAAGGCTACCTGCGGGTTCGTTACTGTGCCCAGGCGAGAGCGGTCGAGAACCAAGTGTACACGGTCATTTCGGGTACGGTTGGCAACCTGCCGCAAACAGAAAACATGGATATCCAATATGCCCAGTCAGGGATATTTGCTCCATCTGATTTTGAATTCGCCAGGGATGGGATCGTCGGCGAAACGAACCCGAACATCGAAATGGTCATGATCGGTGATGTCGACCTGGAAATTCTCCGCCGCCAGCGCCAGGACGGCACAGTCCGTCAGTTGAAGGACCGGAGACACGACATTTACCGCATTCAGTACAAGAAGTAG
- a CDS encoding DUF3889 domain-containing protein, producing MKKYVFSMAVLLILLLGIQRVDIHAQRPDYEKYGRIATAVIKEEYPGEAVQGYNYKGRKQIDDRQVLDSFQYKVRVDGKPVIMTVQVAHDLKNERLLSLTVTEQHQQ from the coding sequence ATGAAAAAGTATGTTTTTTCAATGGCTGTATTGTTGATTTTGTTACTGGGAATTCAAAGAGTTGATATACATGCACAAAGACCGGATTATGAAAAATATGGCCGGATTGCAACTGCTGTAATCAAAGAGGAATATCCAGGAGAAGCTGTTCAGGGTTACAATTATAAGGGCAGAAAACAAATTGATGATCGCCAGGTACTCGACTCATTTCAATACAAGGTCAGGGTGGACGGAAAACCTGTTATTATGACGGTACAAGTCGCCCATGATTTAAAAAATGAAAGGTTGCTGAGTCTTACAGTTACTGAGCAGCACCAGCAGTAA
- a CDS encoding ArsR/SmtB family transcription factor codes for MDLDEETLFMVSQTFKALSDPTRLRILHLLLQGEHSVNEIAEKLNLLQSTVSHQLRFLKNLRLVKFRREGTSLYYTHDDEHVIDLLKQSIEHASHH; via the coding sequence ATGGATTTGGATGAGGAAACATTATTTATGGTTTCCCAGACCTTCAAGGCCCTTTCAGATCCGACGCGGCTCAGGATCCTTCATCTGCTGTTGCAGGGGGAACATTCGGTTAATGAAATAGCTGAAAAGCTCAACTTGTTGCAATCCACCGTTTCACATCAGCTGCGCTTTTTAAAGAACCTCCGACTTGTCAAATTCAGGAGAGAGGGTACTTCACTCTATTACACGCATGATGACGAACATGTCATCGACCTGTTAAAGCAAAGCATAGAACATGCCAGCCATCATTGA
- a CDS encoding YidH family protein, whose product MDENNTHESKYIQQHLANERTYLAWVRTSIAIIGIGFLASSLHFNNIRSVSQAADTIAVFVSIFSLLIGLIILFFATTHYFSVRKNINKQTFESASNLIKISTGIIFLIFLLLGIYLISILF is encoded by the coding sequence GTGGACGAGAACAATACACATGAATCAAAATATATCCAGCAGCACCTTGCAAATGAGCGTACATACCTTGCCTGGGTCCGGACTTCGATCGCCATAATCGGGATTGGTTTTTTGGCATCAAGTTTGCATTTTAATAATATCAGGTCTGTAAGCCAGGCTGCAGACACGATTGCTGTTTTTGTTAGCATTTTTTCTTTGTTGATTGGTTTGATCATTCTGTTCTTTGCGACCACACATTATTTCTCGGTAAGAAAAAATATCAACAAGCAAACATTTGAATCAGCCAGTAACCTGATAAAAATTTCTACAGGGATCATTTTTTTGATCTTTCTGTTACTCGGCATTTATTTAATCAGCATTTTATTTTAA
- a CDS encoding SDR family oxidoreductase, with translation MLKEQVAIVTGASRGIGKEIALKLAEQGVKLAIAGSSEEINQTADEMKQKGFSDVIAVQTDVSDEQQVKNLVEKTVEAFGQVDVLVNNAGIGFFKLAEEVTVDEWKKLFEVNVQGVFLGAKAVLPHMKERKSGTIITISSDVGRYTIPNGSAYTASKYAVQGFSGALAQEVREYGIRVGTINPGMVDTYFADSKQGLPEKHDWLKVEDIANAVVYMASAPKHMLIDEIVIHPLVQNYPIA, from the coding sequence ATGTTAAAAGAACAAGTCGCAATCGTCACGGGTGCATCAAGAGGAATTGGCAAGGAAATCGCCTTGAAATTGGCTGAGCAGGGAGTGAAGCTTGCAATCGCAGGCAGCTCAGAAGAAATCAATCAGACAGCAGATGAAATGAAACAGAAGGGTTTTTCAGATGTCATTGCCGTCCAGACCGATGTAAGCGATGAGCAGCAGGTGAAGAACCTTGTTGAAAAAACGGTGGAAGCTTTCGGCCAGGTTGACGTACTTGTCAATAATGCCGGAATCGGATTTTTCAAACTGGCAGAAGAAGTCACGGTTGATGAATGGAAAAAATTATTTGAAGTAAATGTACAAGGTGTATTCCTTGGCGCCAAAGCCGTACTTCCACATATGAAGGAACGTAAATCAGGCACCATCATCACAATTTCCTCTGATGTAGGCAGATACACGATTCCTAATGGAAGTGCTTATACAGCCTCAAAGTATGCAGTCCAGGGCTTCAGCGGGGCACTTGCCCAGGAAGTGAGGGAATATGGAATTCGTGTTGGAACCATCAATCCTGGGATGGTTGATACTTATTTTGCTGATTCAAAACAAGGACTTCCTGAAAAGCATGATTGGTTAAAGGTGGAGGACATTGCGAACGCAGTTGTCTACATGGCGTCAGCGCCTAAACATATGCTGATTGATGAAATCGTCATCCATCCGCTTGTACAGAATTACCCGATTGCCTGA
- a CDS encoding cation diffusion facilitator family transporter, translated as MGHNHSHGHSHSHGHGHTNNKKALFWAFLLIATFMVVEVVGGVITNSLALLSDAGHMLSDAAALGLSLFAMKLGERKATQSKTYGYKRFEIIAAALNGLTLIIISIYIFVEAYHRFTDPPQVQSMGMLAISVIGLIVNIIAAWILMSGDKDENLNVRSAFLHVLGDMLGSVGAITAALLIYFFDWGLADPIASVAVAILIIISGWRVTKESFHVLMEGTPEQIEVKEVKDEIMKIPEVKDVHDVHIWSITSGVLMLSGHIAVKGEGAHDRVLHKAQKLLHDRFGIDHSTLQVEGEEHGCPCAHGPCN; from the coding sequence ATGGGACATAATCATTCGCATGGCCACAGCCACAGTCACGGTCACGGTCATACAAACAATAAAAAGGCTTTATTCTGGGCTTTTCTCCTAATCGCGACTTTCATGGTTGTTGAGGTGGTTGGCGGAGTAATCACAAACAGCCTTGCTTTGCTTTCAGACGCGGGCCATATGCTGAGCGATGCAGCAGCACTTGGTTTGAGCTTGTTTGCGATGAAGCTTGGCGAAAGAAAGGCCACACAATCCAAGACGTATGGCTATAAAAGATTCGAGATCATCGCAGCAGCTTTAAACGGTCTTACCTTAATTATCATTTCAATTTATATATTTGTTGAAGCATATCATCGTTTTACAGATCCTCCGCAAGTTCAAAGCATGGGAATGCTGGCGATTTCCGTTATTGGGCTGATTGTCAATATCATTGCAGCGTGGATTTTGATGAGTGGAGATAAAGATGAAAACTTGAATGTAAGAAGCGCTTTCCTTCACGTGTTGGGAGACATGCTTGGCTCGGTTGGGGCAATCACAGCAGCATTGCTGATATACTTCTTTGATTGGGGACTTGCAGATCCCATCGCGAGCGTGGCAGTTGCCATTCTTATCATCATAAGCGGCTGGAGAGTGACGAAGGAGAGCTTTCATGTATTGATGGAAGGCACACCTGAGCAGATTGAAGTGAAGGAAGTGAAAGATGAAATAATGAAGATTCCTGAAGTGAAGGATGTGCACGATGTCCACATCTGGTCGATTACTTCAGGCGTCCTGATGCTTAGCGGACATATTGCCGTCAAAGGGGAAGGAGCGCATGACAGAGTGCTTCACAAAGCCCAGAAGCTGTTGCATGACCGCTTTGGGATTGATCACAGTACACTTCAGGTAGAAGGGGAGGAACACGGATGCCCATGCGCCCATGGACCTTGCAATTGA
- a CDS encoding phospho-sugar mutase has translation MDWKKKADKWLGFTGLDPELKAELDSLKDNEKQLEEVFYKDLEFGTGGMRGEIGAGTNRMNLYTVRKASAGLAAYIEKQGNEAKQRGVAIAYDSRHKSPEFAMEAAKTLATRGIQTYVFEELRPTPELSFAVRHLHAYAGIVITASHNPPEYNGYKVYGPDGGQLPPDSADEVITKVNEIENELSIEVMDEHELKEKGLIKMIGSEVDRAYLEKLMSISENPTLSDEADVKVVFTPLHGTANMPVRNILTNLKYQNVTVVKEQELPDPEFSTVKSPNPEEPAAFELAIREGKKIDADVLIATDPDADRLGIAVKDPDGEYVVLTGNQTGALLLHYILTQKQEKVTLPANGAVFKTIVTSELGRKIASSFGVETIDVLTGFKFIAEKIKQYEDSGEYKFLFGYEESYGYLIGDFARDKDAVQAAMLAVEVCAYYKKKGMSLYEALLSVYEEYGYYQEGLRSLTLKGKEGAELIQKTLGVFRQEPLKQLGELKVTTVEDYLTGVRLNENNEEEKIQLPSSNVIKYYLEDGTWMCLRPSGTEPKIKFYFGVNDNSLAESKQKLQKIEQDFMEEVEKKMEVAKNQ, from the coding sequence ATGGATTGGAAGAAGAAAGCCGACAAGTGGCTTGGTTTTACTGGATTGGATCCGGAACTGAAAGCCGAACTTGATTCATTAAAGGATAATGAGAAGCAATTAGAGGAAGTATTTTATAAAGATCTGGAATTCGGAACTGGCGGAATGCGCGGTGAAATCGGCGCGGGTACCAACCGAATGAACTTATATACTGTCCGCAAGGCATCTGCAGGCCTGGCAGCATACATAGAAAAGCAGGGAAATGAAGCGAAGCAGCGTGGCGTGGCAATTGCCTACGATTCCCGCCATAAGTCACCTGAATTCGCAATGGAAGCTGCAAAGACTTTGGCAACTCGCGGCATCCAGACATATGTTTTTGAAGAATTAAGACCAACACCGGAGCTTTCATTCGCAGTACGGCACTTGCATGCATACGCAGGAATCGTCATTACTGCGAGCCATAACCCGCCTGAGTATAATGGCTATAAAGTGTATGGCCCTGATGGCGGCCAGCTGCCTCCAGATAGTGCTGATGAAGTGATCACAAAGGTAAATGAGATTGAAAATGAACTTTCCATCGAGGTCATGGACGAGCATGAACTGAAGGAAAAAGGCTTGATCAAGATGATTGGGTCCGAAGTGGATCGCGCGTATCTTGAGAAGCTGATGTCAATTTCCGAAAATCCGACACTCTCGGATGAAGCCGATGTGAAAGTGGTTTTCACACCATTGCATGGCACTGCCAATATGCCTGTGCGCAATATCCTGACGAACCTGAAATACCAGAACGTCACGGTCGTGAAAGAGCAGGAGCTCCCGGATCCTGAGTTTTCAACAGTTAAGAGCCCGAATCCTGAAGAGCCTGCCGCATTTGAGCTTGCAATCCGTGAAGGGAAGAAAATCGATGCTGATGTACTCATTGCAACAGACCCTGATGCAGACAGGCTCGGTATCGCTGTAAAAGACCCGGATGGGGAATATGTTGTGCTGACAGGAAACCAGACAGGAGCCCTGCTGTTGCATTATATCCTGACGCAAAAACAGGAAAAGGTAACACTCCCAGCCAATGGAGCAGTGTTCAAGACAATCGTAACGTCCGAACTTGGGCGTAAAATCGCCTCTTCTTTCGGAGTCGAGACAATCGATGTCCTGACTGGCTTCAAGTTCATTGCTGAAAAGATCAAGCAATATGAAGACTCAGGGGAGTATAAGTTCCTGTTTGGCTATGAAGAAAGCTATGGATATTTAATCGGAGACTTTGCCCGTGATAAAGACGCAGTCCAGGCGGCGATGCTTGCTGTCGAGGTTTGCGCATACTATAAAAAGAAGGGCATGTCCTTGTACGAAGCTCTCCTCAGTGTTTATGAAGAATACGGTTATTATCAGGAAGGTCTGCGTTCCCTGACGCTAAAAGGAAAAGAGGGCGCAGAATTAATCCAGAAAACGCTCGGAGTATTCCGACAGGAACCTCTAAAACAGCTTGGTGAATTGAAAGTAACCACTGTGGAAGATTATTTAACAGGTGTAAGACTGAATGAAAACAACGAGGAAGAAAAAATCCAGCTTCCATCTTCTAATGTTATCAAATACTATCTTGAGGATGGTACATGGATGTGCCTTCGCCCGTCTGGAACGGAACCAAAGATCAAATTTTATTTTGGTGTGAACGACAACAGCCTGGCAGAAAGCAAGCAGAAACTCCAAAAAATCGAACAGGATTTCATGGAGGAAGTTGAAAAGAAAATGGAAGTTGCAAAAAACCAGTAA
- a CDS encoding YhdB family protein, with protein sequence MNKTDYDRALYYTHRSQWDNLLILMVRTEDQFLAKKIEHFLHAYNFEKDYAVIEKRLYSLLRYIDHANEAAGDDYLETAVTGSI encoded by the coding sequence ATGAATAAAACGGATTACGATCGGGCTCTATATTACACGCACCGATCCCAATGGGATAACCTGCTTATCCTTATGGTCAGGACAGAGGACCAGTTCCTGGCAAAAAAGATCGAACATTTTCTCCACGCTTACAACTTTGAAAAAGATTATGCTGTCATTGAAAAGCGCCTGTATTCCCTGCTCAGATATATCGACCACGCAAATGAAGCCGCCGGCGATGACTACCTGGAAACCGCTGTAACCGGCTCGATTTAA
- a CDS encoding EAL domain-containing protein — protein MDIPHMYIFDLNNIALTVVFLIISSIMAVEFSRQIKKTVERKRRKMVLYSLLLALTFLLTHIFVIISAGVPFSTSNFYLFFLIFYGICGIGSYSALSLAQRDIANTAQYVFTSLLIAVSIMAAEYTAFYIIFREAIKIHPILSVLSFLMILVTSFSLIRFLMQITNEDIYEFVKKYKYTGSVLGGMAMGGIPYIVLTSMMDVTDGSGIHSYLAPFAYMAMANLLFMLVPDLFGEKLIMKNVQSHLSLFTHNPDSVFRVDLQGYILNVNKEAVELTGYMANELAGLHFIDLIGGSEEEKKIRKYFMKVLSGETKLIETTLKRADSTYADVRITAVRIIVKNTTVGVFGIVRDITEQKKADKMIEYLAYHDELTNLPNRRNLEKVMAALIKDEGFSLIYLDFDRFKRINDTFGHSFGDKILVEIGRKLSEVVPEECLVARIGGDEFAILVTGGNKPDGVATKIVQAFQSPLFAEGMEFLITASIGISRYPEDTDSLELLLKFADMAMYKAKENGANHFQFFDQSMVDHNLNKFELENELRSAINSDSLTVFYQPKYNAATNEITGAEALARWKHARHGMIPPGVFIPIAEEANLIVPLERLIIRKVFSQLVQWKGQGYEVPRTSINISIIHFYQEDFVKFMRHTLKEYGLYGELIEIEVTESIMIKKEDSINAQLQALREIGIEVSIDDFGTGYSSLSYLSKLSVDRLKIDQSFISHSQENREIISTIVSMATNLKLKVIAEGVETESQIDLLKSLGCQEVQGYFYSPPLPSNEYEVMMNRELQET, from the coding sequence ATGGATATTCCCCATATGTACATATTTGACTTGAATAATATAGCATTGACCGTCGTTTTTTTAATCATTTCTTCCATAATGGCAGTTGAATTCAGCAGGCAGATCAAAAAGACGGTTGAGAGAAAAAGACGAAAAATGGTCCTGTATTCACTTCTTTTGGCTCTCACATTCTTGCTGACACATATATTTGTGATTATTTCTGCAGGCGTTCCATTTTCGACCAGCAATTTTTATTTGTTTTTCCTCATTTTTTATGGCATTTGCGGTATTGGATCATACTCAGCTTTGAGTCTGGCGCAAAGGGATATTGCGAATACTGCTCAGTACGTATTCACTAGTCTATTAATCGCTGTCAGCATCATGGCGGCTGAATATACGGCATTTTATATAATCTTCAGGGAAGCAATCAAGATACATCCAATTTTATCCGTTTTGTCATTTTTGATGATATTGGTCACTTCATTTTCGCTCATCAGGTTTTTGATGCAGATTACGAACGAGGATATTTATGAGTTTGTAAAAAAGTATAAGTATACAGGCAGTGTCCTTGGAGGTATGGCAATGGGAGGTATCCCATATATCGTCCTGACTTCGATGATGGACGTTACAGATGGAAGCGGCATACATTCTTACCTGGCGCCGTTCGCTTATATGGCCATGGCAAATTTATTATTCATGCTCGTACCGGATCTTTTTGGCGAAAAATTGATCATGAAGAACGTCCAGTCTCATTTATCCTTGTTCACCCATAACCCTGACTCTGTATTCAGGGTCGACTTGCAAGGTTATATTTTAAATGTCAATAAAGAGGCAGTTGAGCTGACAGGCTATATGGCTAATGAATTAGCTGGCCTCCATTTCATCGATTTGATCGGGGGCAGCGAGGAAGAAAAGAAAATAAGGAAATATTTCATGAAAGTGCTCAGCGGTGAGACGAAATTGATTGAAACCACTCTGAAAAGAGCGGATTCAACTTATGCCGACGTGAGAATCACAGCGGTAAGAATCATCGTTAAAAATACAACAGTTGGTGTCTTCGGAATAGTCAGGGACATAACAGAACAGAAAAAGGCAGACAAAATGATTGAGTATCTGGCCTATCATGACGAACTGACTAATTTGCCTAACAGACGGAATTTAGAGAAAGTCATGGCAGCGCTTATTAAGGATGAAGGGTTTTCCTTGATCTATCTAGATTTTGACCGTTTTAAAAGAATCAATGATACATTTGGGCATTCATTTGGTGATAAGATTTTGGTAGAGATCGGCAGGAAGCTTTCAGAAGTTGTCCCGGAGGAATGCCTTGTAGCAAGAATAGGCGGTGATGAATTCGCGATTCTTGTAACTGGAGGTAATAAGCCAGACGGGGTTGCCACTAAGATTGTGCAGGCATTCCAGAGTCCGCTTTTTGCGGAGGGAATGGAATTCCTGATCACGGCTAGTATTGGGATCTCAAGGTATCCAGAAGATACGGATAGTCTTGAATTATTGCTGAAGTTTGCTGATATGGCGATGTATAAAGCAAAAGAAAACGGTGCGAACCACTTTCAGTTTTTTGACCAAAGCATGGTGGACCATAACCTGAATAAGTTTGAACTTGAGAATGAATTACGGAGCGCGATAAATAGTGATTCTCTCACGGTTTTTTACCAGCCTAAGTACAATGCAGCAACAAATGAAATTACAGGGGCTGAAGCACTGGCAAGGTGGAAGCATGCACGCCATGGAATGATTCCTCCAGGTGTGTTCATCCCGATTGCTGAGGAAGCGAATTTGATCGTCCCTCTCGAGAGATTGATCATCAGAAAAGTATTCAGCCAGCTTGTGCAATGGAAGGGACAGGGTTATGAGGTTCCCCGCACTTCGATTAATATCTCGATCATCCATTTTTACCAGGAGGATTTCGTGAAATTCATGAGGCACACACTTAAAGAATATGGGCTTTATGGTGAATTGATCGAAATCGAAGTAACGGAAAGTATCATGATTAAGAAGGAAGACAGCATCAACGCACAGCTCCAGGCTTTAAGGGAAATTGGTATTGAGGTCAGCATTGATGATTTCGGCACGGGATACAGTTCATTGAGTTATTTAAGCAAGCTTTCGGTCGATCGTTTGAAAATTGACCAGAGCTTCATTTCACACTCCCAGGAAAACCGCGAAATCATTTCAACAATCGTCTCTATGGCAACGAATCTAAAGTTAAAGGTAATTGCCGAGGGAGTAGAAACGGAGTCACAGATTGACCTGCTAAAATCATTAGGCTGCCAGGAAGTACAGGGATACTTCTACTCACCGCCATTGCCATCCAATGAATATGAAGTGATGATGAACAGGGAGCTTCAGGAAACCTGA
- a CDS encoding SpoVR family protein: MVSEDQKSLEYAISEITEIAKGFGLDFYPMRYEICPAEIIYTFGAYGMPTRFSHWSFGKQFHKMKLHYDLGLSKIYELVINSNPCYAFLLDSNSLIQNKLIVAHVLAHCDFFKNNVRFQNTKRDMVESMAATAERIRKYEIEHGKHAVESFLDAVLAIEEHIDPSLMRPKLAWSVEDDFEDEPTTIATPYDDLWDLESKKTESTDKVKKKKFPPRPEKDLLLFIESYSRELEDWQRDILTMMREEMLYFWPQLETKIMNEGWASYWHQRILREMDLTSGEAIEFAKLNAGVVQPSKTGINPYYLGIKIFEDIEERYNNPTEEMKRRGVKPGSGREKMFEVREIESDISFLRNYLTKDLVMREDMYLFQKQGREYKVVDKAWEQVRDQLVSMRVNGGFPYLTVTDGDYLKNGELYITHSFEGIELDIKYLEKVLPYIHQLWGRKCHIETMVESRAMLYTYDGKGIHRKYL, encoded by the coding sequence ATGGTGTCGGAAGATCAAAAGTCATTGGAATATGCTATTTCTGAAATTACCGAAATCGCTAAAGGGTTTGGGTTGGACTTTTATCCGATGAGGTATGAAATATGTCCTGCAGAAATCATCTATACATTTGGTGCCTATGGAATGCCAACAAGATTTTCCCATTGGAGCTTTGGGAAGCAGTTTCATAAAATGAAGCTTCATTATGATTTAGGCCTTTCAAAAATTTATGAGCTGGTTATCAATTCTAATCCATGTTATGCCTTTTTGTTAGATTCTAATTCGCTGATTCAGAACAAGTTAATCGTTGCCCACGTCCTTGCTCACTGTGATTTCTTCAAGAACAATGTCCGCTTTCAGAATACAAAGCGGGATATGGTTGAAAGTATGGCAGCAACAGCGGAGAGAATCCGTAAATATGAAATCGAGCATGGGAAACATGCGGTGGAGTCTTTCCTAGATGCGGTGCTAGCGATCGAAGAGCATATTGATCCATCGTTGATGAGGCCGAAGCTCGCGTGGTCGGTAGAAGATGATTTTGAGGACGAACCAACGACAATAGCGACTCCGTATGATGATCTTTGGGATCTTGAATCTAAAAAGACAGAATCAACAGACAAGGTTAAGAAGAAGAAATTCCCGCCGCGCCCAGAAAAGGATCTGTTATTATTCATTGAAAGCTATAGCCGCGAGCTGGAGGATTGGCAGCGGGATATCCTGACAATGATGCGTGAGGAAATGCTCTATTTTTGGCCACAGCTTGAAACGAAAATCATGAATGAAGGCTGGGCTTCTTACTGGCATCAACGGATTCTCAGGGAAATGGACCTGACAAGCGGCGAAGCAATCGAGTTTGCAAAATTGAATGCCGGAGTCGTGCAGCCATCAAAGACGGGCATCAATCCCTATTATTTAGGGATCAAAATTTTTGAAGATATCGAGGAGCGCTACAATAATCCTACTGAGGAAATGAAACGGCGAGGAGTAAAGCCGGGTTCAGGCCGTGAAAAAATGTTCGAAGTCCGCGAAATCGAATCGGATATTTCATTTTTACGCAATTACTTGACGAAGGATCTGGTCATGCGTGAAGATATGTACCTTTTCCAAAAACAAGGACGTGAATATAAAGTCGTCGATAAAGCGTGGGAACAGGTTCGCGACCAGCTTGTCAGCATGAGAGTCAATGGAGGATTTCCGTATTTGACTGTAACAGACGGCGATTATCTGAAGAATGGAGAGCTGTATATCACGCACAGCTTTGAGGGAATTGAGCTCGACATTAAATATCTTGAAAAAGTACTCCCATATATCCATCAGCTGTGGGGCCGGAAATGCCATATTGAAACTATGGTCGAAAGCAGGGCAATGCTATACACCTATGATGGAAAAGGGATTCATCGCAAATATTTATAA
- a CDS encoding DUF3939 domain-containing protein — protein sequence MQREKERGSSNRLFSETAIKVASAFVWPIIGSLLDVIFNLFPYVTILGSAAGLVQFITLYATVEKKSEETTWPIIEASVDEIKKAVRTYSEHLPKGVYRTILVKEDNRIDIEQLVPILKGIPSRNFYMSKETYDIFTEDEKDLATTIDKVQKAVDLYVKEHKEYPMLPYDPLHRVNYYQLLNAHCLDTQPEIELYITNYDGLITH from the coding sequence ATGCAAAGAGAGAAAGAAAGGGGCAGTAGCAACCGCTTATTTTCTGAAACAGCCATTAAGGTTGCATCTGCATTCGTCTGGCCAATCATCGGTAGCCTGTTGGACGTCATATTCAATTTATTTCCGTATGTAACTATTTTGGGTTCTGCTGCAGGATTGGTCCAATTTATTACTTTGTATGCCACGGTGGAAAAAAAGTCTGAGGAAACCACATGGCCAATCATTGAAGCAAGCGTTGACGAGATAAAAAAAGCAGTACGCACGTATTCAGAGCATCTGCCTAAAGGCGTTTACCGAACCATTCTCGTCAAGGAGGATAACCGGATCGATATAGAACAACTTGTCCCCATCCTGAAAGGAATTCCATCACGAAACTTTTATATGTCCAAGGAAACATACGATATTTTCACTGAGGATGAAAAGGATCTAGCAACAACGATTGATAAAGTCCAAAAGGCAGTAGATCTTTATGTTAAAGAGCACAAGGAATACCCTATGCTTCCATATGACCCGCTGCACAGAGTGAACTATTATCAGCTGTTGAATGCCCACTGCCTCGATACTCAGCCGGAGATTGAGCTATATATCACCAATTACGATGGTCTCATAACACATTAA